In Streptomyces sp. 71268, the DNA window GAGCGCCCCCTGCGTCATGTCCTGCCACAGGCGGGTGAACCGCTTCTGGCCGGGCGCGCCGAACAGGTAGAGCACGAGTTGGTCGCTGAGGGTCAGCCGGCCGAAGTCCATGGCGACGGTGGTCGTGGACTTGCCGTCGATCCCGGCCAGGTCGTCCACCAGGGCGCCGGCCTGCGTCATGGTCTCCTCGGTGCGCAGCGGCTTGATCTCCGAGAGGGACCCGACGAACGTGGTCTTGCCGACCGCGAAGTGGCCCACGACCAGGAGCTTGGCCGCGGTACGGACCGTCTGCCGCAAGTAGACGTCGTCAGAGGCTGGCGCGGAGCCCATCGAGCACCTCCTGCAAGAGCTGGGATTCGGGGAGTTGGGCCTTGGGGATGGGGGCCCGGGTGACGATGTGCCCGCTGTCGACCAGATCGCCGAGGAGCACCTTGGTGACGCTGACCGCCAGCTCCAGGTGTCCCGCGACCTCGGCCACCGACAGGGCGCCGCCCCGGCACAGCTCCACGAGCCGCCGCTGCTCCGGGTTCAGCTCGCTGAGCGGCCGGTCGTGCTGCGCGATGACGAGCGTGACCAGGTCGAAGGTGTTGCGGGTCGGGTAGGCCCGGCCGCCGGTGACGACGTAGGGCCGTACTAAACCCCGCTCGCGCCGAGGCGGGGTCATGCCGAACTACCAAGCCGGGGCGGGCTGGTGAGCTCCTTGCCGAGCCGGTCCACCAGCTTCTGCATGCGGTACGTCACGGCCTCCATGTCGACCTCGGCCGTGGCCGAGACCGCCAGGTAGGCGCCCTGCCCGGCGGCCACCAGGAAGACGTAGCCGTCGGCGAACTCGACCAGGGTCTGCTGCCAGGGGGTGTTCTCCTCGGCGCAGAACTCGGCGGTGCTGCGGCTGATCGACTGGAGCCCGGACAGCGCGGCGGCCTGTCGCTCCGCCTCGTCCCTGCCGATGCCCTGCGAGTGCGCGCGCAGCATGCCGTCGGACGAGAGCAGGATCGCGTGGCTCGCCTCCGGCATTCGCACGGCCTCGTCGAGCATCCAGCCCAGGTCGTTGGTCATGTGATCGTTCACGCTGGTCATGCCGGGGAGTTCCCTTCCTCGTCGTTGGGGTTGGTGGCGCGCCCTGACCTGGTACCGCGGGCGAAGGCACCCATGCGGCGCGCCGTCTCCTCCGCCGTGCGCGCCGGTGCCTGCTCGGCTGGGGGCAGCGGGGCGGCGGGCGTGGCGGCGGCGGTCGCGCGGCCAGGGGCCGGCTGTCGGCGGCGGCGCTTGGGGAGGCCGCCCGCCGTCGAACCGTGGATGACCGGCTCTCCGTCCTCGTGGTCGGTCGGCGTACGCGGTGCGGCGGGTCGCGCCGCGGCGGTCTGCGGGCCGGCCTGGGTGGGGGTGCGGGTGTGGGTGGGGGCCGCCCCGGTGGTGATCGAGGGGACGGCGGGCGGGGTGGCCGCCGCTACCGTGCTCGGCCCGTCCTCGGTGATGTGGGTGAGCAGCACGCTCGGCAGGAAGAGCACCGCGCGCACGCCACCGTACGGGGAACGGGTGTCCACCGAGACGTTGAAGCCGTAGCGGGCGGCGAGGATGCCGATGGCGGCGAAGCCGAACTGCGGCGGGTCACCGAGCCGGGAGACGTCCACGGACTGGCGGCCGGACAGCAGCCGGGTGGCGCGCTCGATGTCCTGGCCGTCCATGCCGACCCCGGCGTCGTCGATGACGACGCAGGCGCCGTTGTGCGCGGGCTGGAGGTTGACCTCGACGGCGGTGTTGGGCTGCGAGTGGCGCGCCGCGTTGTCCAGGAGCTCGGCCACGGCGAGCACGACGGGCTCGACCGCCCGGCTGGCGACAGCGATGTCAACCTGGGCGTGCACGCGCACCCGTCGGTAGTCCCTGATCCGCGACGTGGCTCCGCGCACCACGTCGAGCAGTGGCGACGCCGCGCGCTGGCGGCCCGGCCAGGAGCCGCACAGGACGGCGATGGCCTGGGCCCGGCGGCCGAACTGGGAGTTGGCGTGGTCGATCTCCAGTAGGTCACGCAGCACGTCGGGATTGTCGTGCCGGTCCTGCATGCGGGAGATGGAGAGCTGCTGCTCGTGCGCGAGGCCCTGCAGGGCCCGCATGGACGCCTTGAGCGCGGCCTTCGCGGCCTGGTCGGCGCGGGTCTGTGCCTTCTCCACGGCCCCGGCGAACTGCTCGGTGGCCTGCTGGAGGTGCCAGGCGTAGGCGGTGCCGGTCAACTGCTCGTCCAGGAGGCCGGGCGCCGGCAGCGACTGGTGCCCCGAGTCCTCGGCTGCCGGCAGTCTGACCTCGACCAGGTGGCGCGCCTCCTCGTCCCGGGCCCGCAGGCTGGCTTCCAGGGCGGCGTTGTGCTTACGCAGGCCGGTCGTGATCTGCCGCTGGCGGAGCAGCAGCACGGCGACGATCAGCAGCACGGCGGCCACACACCAGAACACCACCTCCGATATGTGTTGTGTCATCAAGTCCTCATGCGACGGGGGTGGGTAACGCGTCCGCCGAAGCGGAATACGGGCGATCATCCTAGCCAGAACGATCTCCGGCAAGGTGGCCTTCTGACGGGATAGGGCACGGGAATTGCTGGGATCGCGTACCCGGCTGGGCCGCCCTCGACACGGGCGCGGGAGCGGGCCGCGCCCCCCGTCGGGTGACGGGGCCGCCCGCCCTCGTCCGGCCCGTCCGCCCGCGGCGGCCGGGGGCGCCCGTCGCGAGGTGGCGGGCGACCCGCGCCGGCGGGTGGGAGCGGCGGCGGCTGGGGCGGTACGGGCGGGGCGGCGCGCGGCAGACGGGGCGGCGCGCGGCGGGCTCGGCCGGGCGGCGCCCGCGCGGGCCGGGTCGCGCCGCGCGGGCGCGCGCGGTGGCCGGGCGCGGGGGCAGCGCCGGGGCCCTCGGCGGTGCGGCTACCGTTGTGCCGGACGCCTGGCCGGACGACACTCGCTCCTGCCGCGTACCGTCATCGCCGGGGCCAGCCGCCTCGTTGTCGCCCCGGATGCCTGGAAGGAAGATATGAGCAGGGTTTTCACGCAGGACAGCGCGCCGACCAGGAGTGCGGGGTAAGGGCCGATGCACATCGTCATCATGGGCTGCGGTCGGGTGGGGGCCGCGCTCGCCCAGACCCTGGAGCGACAGGGGCACACGGTCGCCGTCGTGGACCAGGACCCGACGGCCTTCCGGCGGCTCGGCGCGGGCTTCAGCGGGCGCCGGGTGACCGGCGTGGGCTTCGACCAGGACACGCTGCGCGAGGCGGGCATCGAGGAGGCCGGGGCGTTCGCCGCGGTCAGCAGCGGTGACAACTCCAACATCATCGCCGCCCGGGTGGCCCGCGAGATGTTCAGCGTCGAGAACGTCGCCGCCCGCATCTACGACCCCCGCCGCGCCGAGGTCTACCAGCGCCTGGGCATCCCCACCGTGGCCACCGTCCGCTGGACGGCCGACCAGATGCTGCGCCGGCTGCTGCCGTCGGGGGCCGAGACGCTGTGGCGCGACCCGAGCGGCGGCGTGCAGCTCGCGGAGGTGCACACCTCGCCCGCGTGGGTGGGCCACAAGGTGAGCCGCCTCCAGGAGGAGACCGGGGTCCGGGTGGCCTTCCTCACCCGGTTGGGCGAGGCGATCCTGCCGACCTCGCAGACGGTGCTCCAGGAGGGCGACCTCGTCCACGTGATGATGCGCACCAACGAGGTCGAGTCGGTCGAGGCGGCGTTCGCCAAGGGCCCGGAGGCCGGCTCGTGAGCCGCGGGCGCGTCCAGGATACGGACGAGGCGGGCCGCGGCGCGGCCGCTGGCGGGATCGGCAGCCGCTGGCGCGGCGAGGCGGACAAGGAGGCGGCGGCATGAGGGTCGCTATCGCCGGAGCGGGCGCCGTGGGGCGCTCCATCGCGGGGGAACTGCTGGAGAACGGGCACGAGGTGCTGCTCATCGACAAGGCGCCCACCGCCATCTCGGTGGAGCGGGTGCCGCAGGCCGAGTGGCTGCTCGCCGACGCCTGTGAGATCACCTCGCTGGACGAGGCCGCGCTCCAGCGCTGCAACGTGGTCATCGCCGCCACCGGCGACGACAAGGTCAACCTGGTGGTGTCGCTGCTCGCCAAGACCGAGTACGGCGTGCCCCGGGTGGTGGCCCGGGTGAACAACCCGAAGAACGAGTGGCTGTTCACCGAGGCGTGGGGCGTGGACGTCGCCGTCTCCACCCCGCGCCTGATGTCGGCGCTGGTCGAGGAGGCCGTGAGCGTCGGCGACCTGGTGCGGCTGCTGCGCTTCAGCCACGGCGACGCCAACCTGGTGGAGCTGACGCTCCCCCCGGAGGCCGCGCTCGCGGGCACCCGGGTCGGCGACGTGGCCTGGCCCGAGGACACGTCCCTGGTCACGATCATCCGTGGCACGCGGGTGCTCACGCCCAGCGGGGACGACGTCCTGGAGGCCGGCGACGAGCTGCTGTTCGTGGCGGCCCAGGCCCGCGAGGAACAGCTTGAGGACCTGCTGTCGCTGCGTCGCGAGGACGCGGTGGACTAGCCGCGGGCCGGCTACGCCGGGCCGCGGGCCCGGGAGCGCGGGACGACGAAGGCGCCGGGCGGGGCGGAGTGACGTACTCCGCCCCGCCCGGCGCCTTGTGCCGTCACGTGGCGCCTCGCGAGAACCCGCCCGGTCCGCTGCCGCCCGCGCGGCCCGTTACCGGGCGGGTAGCCACGACAGTGGCGGGGCCGGGCGCCGGGTCGGTCAGCCAGGTGGCGGGCCGGTCAGGGGCTTGCGCTGGGTGAGCCGCCAGTGGTTGCCGAACGGATCGCGGAAGGCGGCGTCGATGCCGTAGAAGCGTTCCTCCGGAGGCTCGACGAACTCCACGCCCCGGGCGCTCAGCTCGCGGTAGGTGGCCCAGCAGTCGCGGGTGGCGAACGCGCCCACGCTCGCGTGCCCGGTGGCCACCAGCGAGCGGATCCGCTCGGCGATCTCCTCGTCGACCGCCGGGGCGCCCGGCACCACCAGCATGAGCGGCACCTCCGGCTGCTGCGGGGCGTGCACGACGAACCAGTGGAAGCCGTCCTGGACCACGTCGACGTCGACCTCGAAGCCCAGCGTGTCGACGTAGAAGTCCCGGGCCACGTCCATGTCCAGCACGTTGACGCAGATCAGGGCGAAACCGGTGATCATGGCTGTCTCCGCTCGGTCCGGATCGCGGCGGTCGCGCGATCACCTCCCCTGACGATAGGGAGGCGGGGCCGGCCGGGCTTCTCGAAAACTGCCCACTGTCCCCGCGCGGTGGTTCAGGGGCGCGGCCTGGTCCACATGCGCGGGTAGCAGCCCGGGACGAGCGGCGGTTCCTGGTGGCGCGACCGCTCCCGGTAGGCGCTGGGGCTCTCGCCGGTGAAGCGCCGGAACTGGGTGCTGAAGGAGCCCAGGCTGGCGAACCCGACCGCCATGCACACCTCGGTCACCGACCGCTGGCCGTCGCGCAGCAACGCCTTGGCCCGCTCCATCCGCCGGCTCATCAGGTACTGGTGCGGCGTCTCGCCGAACGCCGCCTTGAAGCCGCGGCTGAAGTACGCCGGCGAGACCGACGCGCCGCGGGCCAGGTCCGCCACGCTCAGCGGTTCGGCGTAGGCCCGGTCGATCAGGTCGCGCGCCCGCAGCAGGTGCCTGGCCAGCGGCGCCGCGGGACGCCTCACCGGCTCACCAGGTCACCGGCGGCCGGCCGTCAGCGCGTGGAGCCGTCGCGGCGGGCCCGGTCCGGGTCCGTGGTCAGGCGTTCCAGGACCGCGTCGGTGGTCTGCCGCGCCACGCTCTCGGCCACCGCGTCGGTGACCGCCCGCTCCGCCTCCCGCTCCCGTTCGGCGCGCTCGCGCTCGGCCTCCTCCGCCTCCATCTCGGCGATCACGTCGATCGGCGGCGGCGCCTTGGCCAGGAAGATCCAGGTCAGGTACACGCAGAGCAGGAAGGGCGGGATGCCGAGGGCGACCTTGACCCAGCCGAGCTGGGTGGCGTCCCCCCACCAGTACAGCGGGAAGAGGATCGCCGACTTGCCGAGCAGGATCAGGCCCCACGCCCAGGTGGCCTTGGTGTACGCGCGCAGCCGGCCCGGGTTGCGCGTGCGCCAGGACAGGTTCTCCTTCAGGATCGGCCCGAGCAGCACGCCGATCAGCGGGAACCGGAAGATCGCGGAGAGCACGTACGCCACGGCGAGCCCCAGCGTGTACAGCATGCCCGGCAGGTAGAAGTTCTTCGCGTCGCCGGACATCATCGCGAAGACGGCGCCGAAGGCCACCCCGAAGACGCCGCTGAAGGCGTGCTTGAGGGTCTCCTTGCGGGCCAGCCGGGCCACCGCGAGCAGCACCGTCAGCGCGAGGGCCGCGATGGCCGCCACGTGGATGTCCCGCTTGATCGTGTAGATCAGGACGAAGACCAGCCCGGGCACGGTGGTGTCCACCATGCCGCGCACCCCGCCGAACGCCTCGAGGAGCGCGGTGTCGGCGGCCGCCTTGCTGCGCGCCGCGTCCGCCCCCTCGGCCGTCTCGTTCGTGTCGGGGTCACCTCCGGCCCGCGCCGGGGCGTGCTCCGCCCCGCGTGCGGCCCCGCCGGGAGGTCCGGCCCCGTTGGAGGCCCACTTGTCGTCAGACGTCACCCGCTACTCCTGTCCGAGCGGTCGGAGTTCGTACTTGGGGTTGAACAGCACGCGGCGGCCGTGGCTCATCGATATCCGGCCGGAGGCGATCAGCCTGCGGCCCGGCTCGACGCCGACGATGGAGCGCCTGCCGAGCCAGACCACGTCCAGCGCGGCCGTCCCGTCGAACAGCTCCGCCTCCAGCGCGGGCACGCCCGCGCGGGGCCGCAGCGTGACGGTGCGTAGCGTACCGGTGACCTTGACGACCTGGCGGTCACCGCACTCGCCGATCTTGACGCACCCGGCGTCCTCGGCGTCCTGCCGCAGCTCCGCGGAGTGCAGGTCGTCCTGCGACGTCGACAGCCGGTCGAACAGCCGGCGCAGCGGGCCGGCCGGCTTCCCGGGGCGGGATGGGGCACTCATACGGCCCAGGGTACCCGTGCCCCGTGGGCCACTCACCGCTCGAAGCGGTACCCCATGCCCGGCTCGGTGATGAAGTGTCGCGGGTGCGAGGGGTCGCGCTCCAGCTTGCGGCGCAGTTGCGCCATGTAGACCCGCAGGTAGTTGGTCTCGGTGCCGTACGAGGGGCCCCAGACCTCCTGGAGTAGCTGCTTCTGGCTGACCAGCCGGCCCGCGTTGCGGACCAGTACCTCAAGGAGGTGCCACTCGGTGGGCGTGAGGCGCACGTCGGCGCCCTCGCGGTGCGCCTTCTTGGCGGCCAGGTCGATGGAGAAGCTGTCGGTCTCGACGACCACCGCGTCCTCGCCGCGCCCGGTGGGCTCGGCGCGCCGGACGGCGGCCCGCAACCTGGCCAGCAGCTCGTCCATGCCGAAGGGCTTGGTGACGTAGTCGTCGGCCCCGGCGTCCAGCGCCTCCACCTTCTCGTCCGAGGTCTGGCGCGCGGACAGCACCAGGATGGGCACCCGGGTCCAGCCGCGCAGCCCCTTGATCACCTC includes these proteins:
- a CDS encoding DUF742 domain-containing protein translates to MTPPRRERGLVRPYVVTGGRAYPTRNTFDLVTLVIAQHDRPLSELNPEQRRLVELCRGGALSVAEVAGHLELAVSVTKVLLGDLVDSGHIVTRAPIPKAQLPESQLLQEVLDGLRASL
- a CDS encoding TrkA family potassium uptake protein; protein product: MRVAIAGAGAVGRSIAGELLENGHEVLLIDKAPTAISVERVPQAEWLLADACEITSLDEAALQRCNVVIAATGDDKVNLVVSLLAKTEYGVPRVVARVNNPKNEWLFTEAWGVDVAVSTPRLMSALVEEAVSVGDLVRLLRFSHGDANLVELTLPPEAALAGTRVGDVAWPEDTSLVTIIRGTRVLTPSGDDVLEAGDELLFVAAQAREEQLEDLLSLRREDAVD
- a CDS encoding TrkA family potassium uptake protein, which codes for MHIVIMGCGRVGAALAQTLERQGHTVAVVDQDPTAFRRLGAGFSGRRVTGVGFDQDTLREAGIEEAGAFAAVSSGDNSNIIAARVAREMFSVENVAARIYDPRRAEVYQRLGIPTVATVRWTADQMLRRLLPSGAETLWRDPSGGVQLAEVHTSPAWVGHKVSRLQEETGVRVAFLTRLGEAILPTSQTVLQEGDLVHVMMRTNEVESVEAAFAKGPEAGS
- a CDS encoding ATP/GTP-binding protein, which translates into the protein MGSAPASDDVYLRQTVRTAAKLLVVGHFAVGKTTFVGSLSEIKPLRTEETMTQAGALVDDLAGIDGKSTTTVAMDFGRLTLSDQLVLYLFGAPGQKRFTRLWQDMTQGALGALVLADTRRLDQSFDVMGLLEEHDLPYAVAVNHFDGAPSYAEEEIREALDLLPDTPLVTCDARDRISSTHALIALVQYLQARNAHQMHV
- a CDS encoding OB-fold nucleic acid binding domain-containing protein, which translates into the protein MSAPSRPGKPAGPLRRLFDRLSTSQDDLHSAELRQDAEDAGCVKIGECGDRQVVKVTGTLRTVTLRPRAGVPALEAELFDGTAALDVVWLGRRSIVGVEPGRRLIASGRISMSHGRRVLFNPKYELRPLGQE
- a CDS encoding response regulator, coding for MLSSSEGQPRTPGRVLVVDDEPQIVRALVINLKARKYEVDAAPDGATALQLAAARHPDVIVLDLGLPDMDGVEVIKGLRGWTRVPILVLSARQTSDEKVEALDAGADDYVTKPFGMDELLARLRAAVRRAEPTGRGEDAVVVETDSFSIDLAAKKAHREGADVRLTPTEWHLLEVLVRNAGRLVSQKQLLQEVWGPSYGTETNYLRVYMAQLRRKLERDPSHPRHFITEPGMGYRFER
- a CDS encoding VOC family protein, giving the protein MITGFALICVNVLDMDVARDFYVDTLGFEVDVDVVQDGFHWFVVHAPQQPEVPLMLVVPGAPAVDEEIAERIRSLVATGHASVGAFATRDCWATYRELSARGVEFVEPPEERFYGIDAAFRDPFGNHWRLTQRKPLTGPPPG
- a CDS encoding DUF3159 domain-containing protein, which translates into the protein MRGMVDTTVPGLVFVLIYTIKRDIHVAAIAALALTVLLAVARLARKETLKHAFSGVFGVAFGAVFAMMSGDAKNFYLPGMLYTLGLAVAYVLSAIFRFPLIGVLLGPILKENLSWRTRNPGRLRAYTKATWAWGLILLGKSAILFPLYWWGDATQLGWVKVALGIPPFLLCVYLTWIFLAKAPPPIDVIAEMEAEEAERERAEREREAERAVTDAVAESVARQTTDAVLERLTTDPDRARRDGSTR
- a CDS encoding roadblock/LC7 domain-containing protein, with the translated sequence MNDHMTNDLGWMLDEAVRMPEASHAILLSSDGMLRAHSQGIGRDEAERQAAALSGLQSISRSTAEFCAEENTPWQQTLVEFADGYVFLVAAGQGAYLAVSATAEVDMEAVTYRMQKLVDRLGKELTSPPRLGSSA
- a CDS encoding AraC family transcriptional regulator; this encodes MRRPAAPLARHLLRARDLIDRAYAEPLSVADLARGASVSPAYFSRGFKAAFGETPHQYLMSRRMERAKALLRDGQRSVTEVCMAVGFASLGSFSTQFRRFTGESPSAYRERSRHQEPPLVPGCYPRMWTRPRP
- a CDS encoding ATP-binding protein, with amino-acid sequence MTQHISEVVFWCVAAVLLIVAVLLLRQRQITTGLRKHNAALEASLRARDEEARHLVEVRLPAAEDSGHQSLPAPGLLDEQLTGTAYAWHLQQATEQFAGAVEKAQTRADQAAKAALKASMRALQGLAHEQQLSISRMQDRHDNPDVLRDLLEIDHANSQFGRRAQAIAVLCGSWPGRQRAASPLLDVVRGATSRIRDYRRVRVHAQVDIAVASRAVEPVVLAVAELLDNAARHSQPNTAVEVNLQPAHNGACVVIDDAGVGMDGQDIERATRLLSGRQSVDVSRLGDPPQFGFAAIGILAARYGFNVSVDTRSPYGGVRAVLFLPSVLLTHITEDGPSTVAAATPPAVPSITTGAAPTHTRTPTQAGPQTAAARPAAPRTPTDHEDGEPVIHGSTAGGLPKRRRRQPAPGRATAAATPAAPLPPAEQAPARTAEETARRMGAFARGTRSGRATNPNDEEGNSPA